A genomic window from Cloacibacillus evryensis DSM 19522 includes:
- the abc-f gene encoding ribosomal protection-like ABC-F family protein: MIEIKDLKVNFGEQEVLRGIDWFITPKSRIGLVGDNGAGKTTLLRVLAGSADYEGTITMPKGHSVGYLPQDLVEIGELPLAEYLKGRAGLTEISQRLAECEQRMSALAEDDPSVKGLLSEHERLQRLFESKGGFGFDVEAKQVLKGLGFAPERDAARLTSEFSGGWKMRIALAALLLSHSDIMLLDEPTNHLDTESMEWLESWLRDYRGTIIAVSHDRRFLDNMVTSVAELANGRINLYSCGYEKFLTEREERRARLEAEWEQQREKIDEIQRFVERFRYKATKARQVQSRIKQLEKMEITELEGPSKSVSFHFPESPRSGREVIKAAGLAKRYGEHTVFQDVDLVIERGERVALVGVNGAGKSTLMRLLNQSEEPTAGTAELGLNVKKAYFSQESAQNLDYSRTIWQEVNNTGSKLLEGAKRNLLGAFLFSGDEIHKPVSVLSGGEKSRLGLLKMLLSESNLLILDEPTNHLDYGTKELFQKALLQYGGTILIVSHDRAFLDDLVNRVVEIRDGKLYDYPGNYSWFIEKRSGREAAPIAVTAVDPAEKLAAELRAGAAEARQEARTKEQRRAEAEERNRLYRAKKDFVERLEICEREISFAERRKDEINGLLCSPEVLSDSQRIQGLMIELKEKEEALKRLYEEWEELSIKIEEIK, encoded by the coding sequence ATGATCGAGATAAAGGATTTGAAGGTAAATTTCGGCGAACAGGAGGTACTGCGCGGCATAGACTGGTTCATCACGCCGAAAAGCCGTATCGGCCTCGTCGGCGACAACGGCGCCGGCAAGACGACGCTGCTGCGCGTGCTGGCGGGGAGCGCCGATTACGAGGGTACCATTACGATGCCGAAGGGACACAGCGTCGGCTATCTTCCGCAAGACCTTGTGGAGATCGGGGAGCTCCCTCTCGCAGAATACCTGAAAGGGCGGGCCGGACTCACGGAGATATCACAAAGGCTCGCCGAATGTGAACAGAGGATGTCGGCGCTGGCCGAAGACGATCCGTCGGTGAAGGGGCTGCTTTCCGAGCATGAGCGGCTGCAGAGGCTTTTTGAATCGAAGGGCGGCTTCGGCTTTGACGTCGAGGCCAAGCAGGTGCTCAAGGGGCTCGGTTTCGCGCCGGAGCGCGACGCCGCGCGGCTGACCTCCGAATTCTCCGGAGGATGGAAGATGCGCATCGCCCTTGCCGCGCTGCTTCTTTCGCATTCGGACATCATGCTGCTCGACGAGCCGACGAACCACCTTGACACCGAGAGCATGGAATGGCTCGAATCATGGCTGCGCGACTACCGCGGCACGATCATCGCCGTCTCGCATGACCGGCGTTTTCTCGACAATATGGTAACATCGGTGGCGGAACTCGCGAACGGCCGGATAAATCTTTATTCCTGCGGTTATGAAAAGTTTCTCACGGAGCGCGAGGAACGCCGCGCGCGGCTGGAGGCCGAGTGGGAGCAGCAGCGTGAGAAGATCGACGAGATACAGCGCTTCGTCGAACGCTTCCGCTATAAGGCGACAAAGGCGCGCCAGGTGCAGAGCCGCATCAAACAGTTGGAAAAGATGGAGATAACGGAGCTTGAGGGCCCCTCGAAGAGCGTGAGCTTTCATTTCCCGGAGAGCCCGCGCAGCGGCCGCGAGGTGATAAAGGCCGCGGGGCTCGCGAAGCGCTACGGAGAGCATACAGTCTTTCAGGACGTGGATCTCGTCATCGAGCGCGGCGAGCGCGTCGCCCTCGTCGGCGTCAACGGCGCGGGTAAATCGACGCTGATGCGCCTGCTGAATCAGAGCGAAGAACCAACCGCCGGCACGGCGGAGCTCGGCCTCAACGTCAAGAAGGCCTATTTCTCGCAGGAGAGCGCCCAGAACCTTGACTACAGCCGCACCATCTGGCAGGAGGTCAACAATACCGGCTCAAAGCTGCTGGAGGGGGCGAAGCGCAATCTGCTCGGAGCCTTCCTCTTTTCGGGGGACGAGATACACAAACCCGTCTCCGTCCTCTCGGGCGGCGAGAAATCGCGCCTCGGCCTGCTGAAGATGCTGCTCTCCGAGTCAAATCTGCTGATCCTAGACGAGCCGACGAACCACCTCGACTACGGTACGAAAGAGCTTTTTCAGAAGGCGCTGCTCCAGTACGGCGGCACCATTTTGATCGTCTCCCACGACCGCGCCTTTCTCGACGACCTGGTGAACCGCGTCGTCGAGATACGCGACGGAAAGCTCTATGATTATCCCGGCAACTACTCGTGGTTCATCGAAAAAAGAAGCGGTCGCGAGGCCGCACCCATCGCCGTGACTGCTGTCGACCCCGCGGAGAAACTTGCCGCCGAACTGCGCGCGGGGGCCGCCGAGGCCCGCCAGGAGGCGAGAACGAAAGAGCAGCGGCGCGCCGAGGCTGAGGAGCGCAACCGCCTCTACCGCGCGAAGAAGGACTTTGTGGAGCGCCTCGAGATATGCGAAAGGGAGATATCCTTCGCCGAGAGGCGCAAAGATGAGATAAACGGCCTCCTCTGCTCGCCGGAGGTGCTCTCCGACTCCCAGCGCATCCAGGGCCTGATGATCGAGCTTAAAGAAAAAGAAGAGGCGCTGAAAAGGCTCTACGAAGAGTGGGAAGAGCTCAGTATTAAGATAGAAGAGATAAAATAG
- a CDS encoding YhcH/YjgK/YiaL family protein has protein sequence MIYDSVDRFITELPKYMPCAGQLVKFLSSAGEKSFEELREMDFAPLDLRFGEYETKPRAEVPFEAHRRYWDLQLVVEGEELLGYAPLAELRETTPYDEKEDIAFYGGEGQELKLARGTAVLLAPWDGHRPGVKAGERPCRIKKIVVKLPW, from the coding sequence ATGATATATGACTCAGTGGACCGTTTTATCACCGAATTGCCGAAGTACATGCCGTGCGCGGGGCAGCTTGTAAAATTTCTCTCGTCTGCCGGTGAAAAAAGCTTTGAGGAGCTCCGGGAGATGGATTTCGCGCCGCTGGACCTGCGCTTTGGGGAATACGAGACTAAGCCGCGCGCGGAGGTCCCCTTCGAGGCGCACAGGAGATACTGGGACCTTCAGCTCGTCGTTGAGGGAGAGGAACTTCTCGGTTACGCGCCGCTCGCGGAGCTTAGGGAGACGACGCCGTACGACGAAAAAGAGGACATCGCCTTTTACGGCGGCGAGGGACAGGAGCTGAAGCTCGCGCGCGGAACGGCCGTGCTTCTCGCGCCGTGGGACGGCCACCGCCCGGGGGTGAAGGCGGGAGAGAGGCCGTGCCGGATAAAAAAGATCGTCGTCAAGCTGCCCTGGTGA